The Cervus canadensis isolate Bull #8, Minnesota chromosome 24, ASM1932006v1, whole genome shotgun sequence nucleotide sequence aaatccctgggttgggaagatcccctggagaagggcatgacaatccactccagtattcttgcctggagaattcctatggacagaggagcctggcagtctgcagtccatggagtcacaaagagttagacacaactgagcatctaagcacagAGCaccacacaaattttaaaaatactaataagaACCAGTTTACATGAATTTATCAATACTATGCTCATGCACagttaaataacaaaataatgccaGATCAACTAGGAAAAGCATgcttctgagtttaaaaaaaaaaatgcttcctaGAAAAACATGCTTCAAATGTGAAGGCTGTATTTAGAAAactgtaaattaaaatgaaattgattCATAGTCTAACACTACTGTCTTATTTTAACTCTTTCCTATTTCCTGATCCCCATCAATAATTATAAGCCTTTAAGATATGAAATTATTAAATTAGGTGTATCTTTTagagattattaaaaataagagttGAAAGGACAAATTTTATTTGACATAGATTTTTAAAGCCAAAAGATTATATTTGCTTTGAATTGAATATCAGAATATTAGCGAAATGAACATTTCTAGTGAAACTTAGTGGGGTATGGAGCACAGAGATACAAGTCttacttttatttctgaaatgcaaaaaaaagaatgtgactcAGGGGTCATGAATGGTATACTACTTCATATCACTTATCCTCTCCCCATGTTATGGGCAAGTATTTACAAATCCTATCTGTCAAGAGGGAAGGGGATAGTTGTACCACTGAGGGCAGCAGTAACTGTAGGTAAACTTTCAGCTATCAACACTTTTGGATCTATATCTTGAATCACAGGATGATTCTGAGAGCCCCAGTGATTGTGTTAACATCAGAcagtgtttttctatttttttcctgagtccaaaaaaaaaaaaaaatggcattggaTTACTCATTAGAAATACTATGTGCATTTTTCCTCCCTTCCATATGATAAAGTAAAACATTGGAATTGACATAACTCAGGACATGACCTTTTTCTGAAGAGCTGATGCACAGTTAATAACATATGGAAAGGAATTTAATCCTCAGATCTCTAAAAAGCTATAAAGAGCCTAGATCACTTTTCCATGTACAAGCTTGGTTTTAGAAGCATACAAAGCTCATTTTGGAGTTGAATAGGAAAGTCTGTGACATATAGCACATAGTCTGATTCTAACAGATGGATTTTTCTTGAAATAACTTCATTAGTTAATCACTTTTTTTACATATACTTTTTCTAGCTAATTGGTATAACTGCCAACTGGAGCTGTTAAGAAACCTCCAAAGAAACTGGTAGGTAGGGAGAACACTGGCTAATCTCACCAATTCTAGGATTCAACTTCTACTAATTTCATACTAACCAGTATGTACTTTGAGAGTAAAATAATCTCCatcatttttttcacctttttccaAAAAGCTTACTAGATCTATGTTTAAACCAAACCAATCATATAGAGTTGAAGACATGACAAAAAGACAAGACAGCATAAGATGAGCCACACAGGTCAGCAGCTCTCCAAAATGCTACTGGGGAGAGcaaagaaatagctccagaaagaatgaagaggctgggccaaagcggaaacaacgctcagttgtgaatgtgtctggtaGTAAGAAGTTAATGTTTTCATAAATCTTTCtgattaaagaggaaaaagataaGTTGCTTATACCCACTAATGAATATTAATTATCTATGGAATTTCATCACCATCTTCATCAGACATGCTTAAGAGTTCTTTGCCTTTAAAGAAGTTTCTCAGTGTAACTGCATGAacgcctgtgtgctcagtcactcagtcctgaccCCAGGAAcagtagcctgccaaactcctctacccaaggaattttccaggtgagaacagtggagccggttgccatttcctactccaggggatcttcccaatccagagatccaAACTATGTCTGTGGCGTCTCGTCTTCTGcgttggctggtggattctttaggaATCCTGTGATGGCATCATTTGAGATGTAAATGATTACTTTTTAGTTTAGGTGCCCTGAggcatttttaaataaaggaaaacagtgtaATTTAATGAAATGAACACTGAAAAAACTGGGATCTGTTTTGACTTTACAATATCTTTACATAGTGATTTGGATCTCACAAAAGGATTAGTCATTCAGATAGAGACAATCCCTAGTCTTTGAAATTCAGTGGTAAATATCATGTTTCCCACCTATATATCATTAACAATCTTTCTGTAATTTATATGTTGATAGATCTAGGAAAAGTACCATAGGAATAAGAtgctaattcagttcagttcagtcactcagtcgtgttcaactctttgtgaccccatcaaccgcagcacgccaggcctccctgtccatcaccaactcctggagtccacccaaacccatgtccattgagtcagtgatgccatccaaccatctcatcctctgtcgtccccttctcctcctgtcctcaatctttcccaggatcagggtcttttcaaatgagtcagctcttccataAAGGGAAACAGCAAGCCTAGTCTAGTTTAGTATGTAGCAACATGGAGTATGGGGAGAGAagaatttgttgttttttaaaaaagtaataattctATGCAAATTGCTCTCTTTCCAGTAAAGGTTTTCTAATACAAATTTGCTCAAGCAGGTTTTTAATATAAGGTAATTTTAACACTTACCAATTCCATGCTTGAATGTATAATTTCCTGCCAAATCAAAACGTACCTAAAATTTTTTATACTAATATGTTTTCTTTGTTAGACTTCCAAGGGTCACTTAAGAATTGAGAttttacactttattttaaatttaaaactgatTCCTCTTTTTAATAAGTTATATTGTGCAGACCGTCACTTTCAGTTCTTTCAGAACACACTAGTTCCTTTTTTGTTTTGGCGGcttaaaaaaatgacacaaatttaCTACTTCGAAATTCTAGAAGACAGAAGTCTGAAATGCGTTTCACATGACTAAAATCAAGCCTGTAGGCTGGGCTTCCAATCTTTCTGAAGGTCTAGGAGAGAATGGGTTCCCTGGACTCTTCAATGTTCTAGAGGTTTCCTGATTTCTTGGCTCACAGCCCACTCCCCCATCCTCAAAACCCGCATGTTCATCTCTCTGACTCAGACGGCCCTGCCTCTGTCTCACTTTTAAGGATCTGTAAGAAGGCACTATTTCCTTTGGTATGGTGAAAATAAAATCACGCATCTTGAGCTTTCAACTAAAAGGACCAAAGCTCACTTTGTTGCTgtgtcgctaagtcctgtcctctgcgaccccctggatcCCCCTGGACCCGCCTGGACACCCCCGGgacccgccaggatcctctgtccacgggctttcccaggcatgaatactggagtgggttgccatttccttctccaggggatcttcccgacccagggatcgaacccgagtctcctgcatttacagtcggattctctaccactgagccacctgggaagctcccccaAGCTCACATACCACGCGCCTTATCTGTACATCAGGGGCTTCCTTGCACTCAAGTCACGAAGGACAGCGTCTGTGCACTTACTCTCTGCAGGTTCTTTAGAGCGGCGGCCGCTGGACGACTTCCTCAGCAGGCTGCGCCCCGAGGTAAAGAGGCTGGTTAACTCTTCCAAAGGACTCGTGGGGGTTCTGGAGCGGGAGCCGCTCGGGGCCGAGCCGTAGGTGTTGACCGCGGCGTTGACCATCTTGCCCCCGTCTGACACCGGTCtgggggtggagtgaggcactgcTGGCGAGCTCCTGGAGAGGCTGCCCGAATGCACGGCGTCGTAGGGCGGCGGCCTTTTGAGGCTGAGCGGGGTCAGGGACCTGCCCATGCTGACAGGCGATGGGGAGGCGGAGTGGCTTTTGGGGTAGCCGTGGGGAGACTGCGTTCGGTACAGAGtggagggcgggggaggggacgAGGAGAGCACGGAGGCGGCCGGAACCGGCCCCGCGGCTCCAGCCTGCTCTTTCTCCAGTTTCGCGTGGCCGGAGGCATGCGATGGCAAGGAAGAGGGAGAGGCCCCGGCCTGCTGTTTCATATAAGACACGTTTTCCAACACAGGAAGCTTGGTGACCTCCAGCGGGGTGAGAGGAGACTCATCCGAGTTGGGGGAGCACTGCACCGGCGCCGGGGGGAACACCAGCAGCGGGGGCCTATGAGACAGCAGGTTGGGGAAGGGCGGGGGGATGTCACAGAGCAAACCCTTTGGAGTACATGGCACTGAGGATTTGGCCAAGTCCAGGTCAGGCACCGTGGGAGTAGCACACTGCGAAGAACAACTGTGATGGTCGAGGTCACATTTTGAGTCTTGGCCTAGATCGTCGAAAATGGGGTATTTCATTTCTTCGTAGACggcctcactctggtcctcatcGTCCTTCCGGAAGTCTCTGAGAATGTTCCCCACCATCTCGATGTACACGGGCTCCTCCTCCTCGGGGTCCCCCGCGGGACTGCTGACCTGGCAGAGAGACGAATCCCGCGGGAGAGAGGTCCTCCTGGGTGCGTGCTTTTTGATGTACGTTTCGTCAAAAGATGTGCTGAGCTGAGTGTTTGGGTTCCGTTTTGGTTTGGGAGGAGGAATCTTCTTTGAATATTCATCACTGTGGGGTCTTGGTTTGGTTGAcactaaaagaagaagaagaagaaaaaacagtaaaacaGATGAATACAATAGTAAAACTTTCAAATATGACTTGCAGGTGACTTTACTACTctaatgagaaggaaatggcaacccactccagtattcttgcctggagaatcccatggatggaggagcctttagtccatggggtcacaaagagttggacatgactgagccagtaACACTTTACTACTCTAAACTTTTGAGGGAAGGGGTAACCTGAATTATTTCTAAATGGAGGCATAGACCAAAAATCCAACAGAAATCAAACATTTCAATATTTAGAGAAACATGATGTGAAAACCGTAGTAATATTTATCttcaaattaatattaataatccaACACTGATAAATGCATTAAGACCAGAATGCTTCACCACTGTCTTAGGATTTCTAAGTAGAAACTTTCAGATGACATAAATTGGATAAAAacaatcatatatttgataaaaatcaaCTTCCACCAATTAAGCAACAAagaaacttaaggaaaaaaagaaaggacagagtTTCTATTAGAACAAATGGTTATAATAACATCATGGGGACTGTGCCCTTTTAATGATATGGCTATTACACATGATCACATCTTGCTTTCATTTGGGATAAAAATGTTCCAGCCTGCTAGACTTAATCTCTGTCTTGGTTCAGATAAATAACTTTTATACAGATGGGGCTGATACATCAGGGGAAATTGATGTGAACATCTTATGAGGCTAGACAAGTTAATCTCCAAATCTCCAGGTAGTGTTGATTATGGTGTATTCTGTTTTTGTTCAGAAGGTCTCTCATGATATCCCAAATGCTGTCTTGGAATGAATTCATTACCCTGACACATCAGAAGCCCCTAGAGAGTTTTACAAGAGAATAATCCAGAGAATGATGTGCAAGCTTCAAGAATAACTTCTGGGAACTctcaatgaagtgaagtgaatagATATACATAAAAGTATATCCCATAGCCTGCTGGAAGTCCTCCTCGTAATGGAGCATAAACTTCTGACTCCATCCAGGAGGGCCAAACAGGCAACATGTCTGTGACTGCAATCAGTTGTTTAGCATGCAGGGAAGGTACTGAAGTCTTGATATTATCTCATTATTGCATTGTGCTGATACATAATTATAATGATTTTCATCTTTATCCAATGTTGCAGAATGTAGTTCATTGTGGTAAGTGATAGCATACAATGTAAGTTGACAGTGTAGTTTATAGGTATAAAACTATGAGAAAAGAGCAGAGTTCTCTATAATTTGCAGCTTGAAGGGAAAGGAGGTCTCAAGACACAAAGCAGGAAATACCCCAAATttccttagttttgtttttcaactaGTATAACTTATGACACAGAAAGTCGTCTAAAACTTACTATATGAGAAGCAAGTGCTTGAAGTTTATTTAGGTGGCTTCCCTAAACATCAATCATATTTTCTGAGAAAGAGAACCCATCAAATACTCTAGCAGTGGCTATATTGCTCACTTTTCTAGGTCATTCCTGCTTTCAAATATTCTGCTCCATTGTTCCCATGGTGATTTTTTCACTCACTACAATCAAAGAGCTTGTTGAAGGGAAATTTCTTAATATTACGTAGACTTTTCCTTTAACTTACAGTAGGAAAAAACTAGATGCCATTTcctggggggagtggggagtggtACAGCAGTAGAGCCTTTTCATGTCAAATAAGAAAAGTCTAGGGACATAATGGGATGAAAACTGCCCAGAAAATTCTTTAGGCAGGACCCAGAGTGACTAATAGTTCCTCTCTGTATCTCCTACtggtaataaatttttattggtttTGAAATCTACCATGCATGTTCACTTTATATGATTTAAATAAATCAtcaaattatatacaaaaatctgagcccaaataaaataaaaccataaattaATGAACAAGATTGACTTTGAATTGGAAGGGACTTTGAAAGAGCCAAGACTTAAAAGTCCACCCAGACTATTCTTCTGTAACTTGTTTCTTGCCATCTTCTACCTCAGCCTGTCATCCTAGACTGCATAACTCACCCTCTAGGAATACTTGCCACTGAGTATTGAGTTCTAGGAATTGAATGGTGTGGGAAGTAGCAAGACATTCTGTAAATTGAGGGTTAATCCAAAGTTAGGAATGAATGTGTATCGATGAGATGGATAACTTCATGATTTGAGAATTATCATACTTAGAATGAGACTTTCATTTTTCTGACTCCTAAATTATAATTCACTGCTGATTTCTTTTTGACCTTCCTCTAAATTCTAATATTCCAACatagacttcagtagttgtatGGAGAGAATGAACAGTACAAGCAGAACACAAGCATCTACTGAACCCAAATCTAGGTAGAAACACTGCATTGAGGGAAAACTACGACCCAGGATTCCCAGGAACCTAGAGGTCAGGATAGAGCTGAAAGTGACATGATATTCAGGGAAGTGGAAGCATCAGCCTCTTCCCTGGAACCAACATCCCTCTTCCCACATAGATTAGAAGGTGGCCTTTGGAACAGGCAAGACCAATGCTTGGGTTGcattcaaaatataaacaaatgacacTAATTTTGTttgccaaaataaacagaaaaaaaaatgaaataaaataaagacccACCATATCTATGAaataatgaaggaagaaaaagattctATTCTAGAACACAACATAGTTAGAATTAAGATAACCATTCATtatgagggctttccaggtggctcagtgataaataatgcacctgccaatgtaggaaatgtgggttttatccctgggtcaaaagatctcctggaaaaggaaatggcaactcactccagtattcttgcctgggaaatcccatggacagaggagcctggaggactacacatcatggggtcccaaaagagtcagacatgactttgtgactaaaaaAGTTCATTACGAAGGAATTCAGATGATTTATTTGTACTGTGAGGACAACTTTAATACCAAACCAAGTACTGATATTAATCTGACAAGGGCAATTACATATGTGACTCTTGTTATGAATCTGAGGTAATCAAAACTGACAGttgctatggactgaactgtgtccccgacaaattattttcttgaagTCTTAACGTCCAATGTGATGTTACTTGGAGGGAGGCCCTTTGAGTGATAATTAGGTCATGAAGTCATGAGGGCTGGGTCCTCCTAATGGAAGAGATTAGTGACCTCATAAGAAGCATCACCAGAGAGCATTTTCATTGTCTCATTCTCTTCACCACGTGAGGACATAGTGAAAAGATTGCCATCTGCTAGGCAGGAAGAGTATTCTTAGCAGAAATTATGTTAGTacattgatcttggacttctgccCTCAAGAACTATGGGAAAATAAATATCtactgtttaagccacctagtccgTGGAATTTTGTTATGTCAGCCTGAGATGACTTAGACAACCGAATATTGATTAAacctagatctgatagacagagtgcctgatgaacaatggatggaggttcatgacactgtacaggagacaggaatcaagaccatccccaagaaaaagaaatgcaaaaaagcaaaatggctgtctgaggagaccttacaaatatctgtgaaaaggaaaaagcaaaaagcaaaggagaaaaggaaagatatacccatttgaatgcagagttccaaagaatagcaaggagagataagaaagccttcctcagtgatcaatgcaaagaagcagaggaaaacaataatatgggaaagactagtgatctcttcaagaagattagagataccaagggaacatttcatgcaaagatgggctcaataaagaagagaaatggtaggacctaacagaagcagaagatattaagaagaggtggcaagaatacacagaagaattgtacaaaaaagatcttcatgacccagataatcacgatcgtgtgatcactcacctagagccagacatcctggaatgtgaaatcaagtgggccttaggaagcatcactacgaacaaagctagtggaggtgatggaatttcagttgagctatttcagatcctaaaagatgatgctataaaagtgctgcactcaatatgccagcaaatttggaaagctcagcagtggccacaggactggaaaaggtcagttttcattccaatcccaaagaaaagtaatcccaaagaatgctcaaactaccaaacaattgcactcatctcacacaatagtaaagttatgcttaaaatcctccaagccaggcttccacaatacatgaaccatgaaatttcagatgttcaagctggctttagaaaagacagatgaaccagagatcgaattgccaacatctgctgggtattcgaaaaagcaagagttccagaaaaacatctatttctgctttattgactatgccaaagcctttgactgtgtggatcacaataaactgtggaaaattctgaaagagatcggaataccagaccacctgacctgcctcttgagaaacctgtatgcaggtcaggaagcaacagttagaactggacatggaaccacagactagttccaaacaggaaaaggagtacatcaaagctgtatattgtcaccctgcttatttaacttatatgcaaagtacatcatgaaaaacactgggctggaagaagcacaagctggaatcaagattgccgggagaaatatcaataacctcagaaatgcaggtgacaccacccttatggcagaaagtgaagaagaactaaagagcctcttgatgaaagtaaaagaggagagtgaaaaagttggcttaaagctcaacattcagaaaactaagatcatggcatcagatcccatcacttcatgggaaatagatggggaaacagtggaaacagtggctgattttatttttctgggctcaaaaatcactgcagattgtgattgcagccatgaaattaaaagatgcttactccttggaaggaaagttatgaccaacctagatagcatattaaaaagcagagacattactttgtcaacaaaggtccgtctagtcaaggctatggtttttccagtggtcatgtatggatgtgagagttggactgtaaagaaagctgagcactgaagaattgatgcttttgaactgtggtgttggagaagactcttgagagtcccttggactgcaaagagatccaaccagtccaccctaaaggaaatcagtcctgggtgctcattggaaggagtgatgttgaagctgaaactccaatacttcggccacctgatgggaagagctgagtcatttgaaaagactctgatgctgggaaagattgagggcaggaggagaaggggacaacagaggatgagatggttggatggcatcaccaactcaatggacatgggtttgggtggacttcaggagttggtgatggacagggaggcctggtgtgctgcagttcatggggtcgcagagagtcggacacaactgagtgactgaattgattgattgattgaaagACCCTATAAAATTAACTCCCAAGTACCCACTCTTTCATATTCTGGTGTTGTAATACTTTAACAAGCTTTGTTACTTTAAGAATTAATATAACTCTTTCCCagtcttttgggcttccctcatagttcagttgttaaagaatctgcctgcaatccaggagacctgggttcaatccctgagtctggaagatcccctggagaaagatatggctacccaatccagttttcttgcctgaagaattcttttGGATGTTATTTGCACCTTCCCTTGCCCAATACTCTTCAACCACTGAAGCCATGTTAGAAAGCATACTATAGCTGAATACAGAGATGCTGATCTAAGGTACCCACCCAAGGGCATCCTTCCCTGCCTGTTACTCTGGTTCTTCTCTATCTGATAATCCAACCTCTGATTTATGCCAAGGCACATGTCATGCTATTTAATGAGACCCATTTTCTagatgttctttgttttctgttgttgcttgCTGTGGCATATAGACTCTCTGCTCCACTGGATTGGGTGTGTTCTCCTGCCCATCATTGAAAGTAATTCTCCAGCCATCCTTGCTCAGAGAATCCTTCATTATCTGAGCAAGTttcttccctccccctttccctgtGGTGAAAAGAGCCTAAGATAAGCAGATTCATATAATTCAAAACACTTTATTtactgcttctcttcttttatatTGATCCAAATCAAGATGAGAGTATTGAGGATTATTTAGTGAGTAAAGCAATAAGTAAATTACAGCCAATCAGGATGAACAAACAGATTCATTGCTTTAATATCAGGAGACTTTTATTCCAGGCAATGTCTGGTTCCCATTACACATCCTGCTTGCAACCTCATGGTTCTCTCTGAAAAGTCAGAAGAGGGAATGATTTCATCTCTAATGAACtgatttttctctgcatttgCAACTTATCATCTGGTTTCACCTTATTCCAAGTACTGAGTAAATAATTCATTGagcaatgaaattttatttcagcTGTCATATgtgctttgtttgtttgcttacccaaagaagaaaaagactgaaatttttAGCAACATTGTCCCATGATTCATTCTAGTTTAATATCACTCTAGAGAactaaaaattaactaaaaattcatgttttaaaaattatttctttagaagGTGTTTAAAAATAGTCTTGTTCTACATACATAGATGCTGAAATTCTactaataaacaataaaaattgcATTGCAGATTTCAACATTTAACCTAATTCAATCATAATAAAAAGGTGACTTTTATTGCTCTTGAATGAATTGTAAATTATTTCTAATAAGACCAAAGATAGAAGCAATAATCCCCGTTCAGCTCCAGAACACAAACTGTATgcttaaaataatataatgacaGTAGCATTGAATAAGCAGAAAGTGACATTTTTGAAATGAACTATCTGAGCACAGAGATTAT carries:
- the NYAP2 gene encoding neuronal tyrosine-phosphorylated phosphoinositide-3-kinase adapter 2: MKSSKMMSSNPEEDPLDTFLQYIEDMGMKAYDGLVIQNASDIARENDRLRNETNLAYLKEKNEKRRRQEEAIKRIGGEVGRGHEGTYVGKHFRMGFMTMPAPQDRLPHPCSSGFSVRSQSLHSVGGTDEDSSCASRRQPPPKPKRDPSTKLSTSSETVNSTAASKSGKGPERTEVSTKPRPHSDEYSKKIPPPKPKRNPNTQLSTSFDETYIKKHAPRRTSLPRDSSLCQVSSPAGDPEEEEPVYIEMVGNILRDFRKDDEDQSEAVYEEMKYPIFDDLGQDSKCDLDHHSCSSQCATPTVPDLDLAKSSVPCTPKGLLCDIPPPFPNLLSHRPPLLVFPPAPVQCSPNSDESPLTPLEVTKLPVLENVSYMKQQAGASPSSLPSHASGHAKLEKEQAGAAGPVPAASVLSSSPPPPSTLYRTQSPHGYPKSHSASPSPVSMGRSLTPLSLKRPPPYDAVHSGSLSRSSPAVPHSTPRPVSDGGKMVNAAVNTYGSAPSGSRSRTPTSPLEELTSLFTSGRSLLRKSSSGRRSKEPAEKSTEELKVRSHSTEPIPKLDSKERGHHGASSSREPIKAQEWDGTPGPPVVTSRLGRCSVSPTLLAGNHSSEPKVSCKLGRSASTSGVPPPSVTPLRQAGDLHQSQVACMQWFHGDHTMLEMIEKKRCLCKEIKARQKTEKGLCKQDSMPILPSWKKNAGAKKYSPPPYSKQQTVFWDTAI